One genomic region from Candidatus Gastranaerophilales bacterium encodes:
- the rpmA gene encoding 50S ribosomal protein L27 — MAHKKGVGSTKNGRDSIGKRLGVKKFGGEFVKAGNILMRQRGSTFHAGNNVGQGSDYTLFALVDGIVTFEKHRRTRQQISVYAQ; from the coding sequence ATGGCTCATAAGAAGGGTGTAGGTTCGACCAAAAACGGACGAGATAGTATAGGCAAAAGATTAGGCGTAAAAAAATTCGGCGGAGAATTCGTTAAAGCCGGTAATATTTTAATGCGTCAAAGAGGCAGCACCTTCCACGCAGGCAACAACGTAGGTCAAGGCTCTGACTATACATTATTCGCTTTGGTTGACGGTATTGTTACTTTTGAAAAACACAGAAGAACAAGACAACAAATCAGCGTTTATGCGCAATAA